Proteins encoded by one window of Bactrocera oleae isolate idBacOlea1 chromosome 4, idBacOlea1, whole genome shotgun sequence:
- the LOC106623377 gene encoding titin: MSKLLTSADIEDGKVEVDPVTKARTEYKVIDGGYEVRTITPQPNGTLKTAVRTFWDPKPVSEEDMKREAQNKLEIRRRFGKEVRIDKNTTMLTREIEGGYEEVYTIINEDGTRSTRTKTFFDSIPTELPEDYKVPAVDKNKKKTLVKKSSVDSTDSTESRRIVQRTDQQQGNFKQQTTVEESRRVMQSTEITENNRTVRKNSVQEQNIKQITSSTGSGVDTKDKKKTKKTRSNIPPPPPDFIENDTTTVSSKRVPHGVEYTYSTKLESGKTITTSKTVYEEEEAELTEEEIRAYKKTLKDAEKHKNVTSTKKLRSESGTKKVVPSENPGDVTTVETIKIEGGTEYHYTTVTAEGIVKKAVKTVYDPVASNGGEESEEEIVEEYEEEIIEPGEKNVRTIETVKQLPKKFEEEVTVTHEKTEKKVKKSMMISH, translated from the exons aaCTCTTGACATCCGCTGACATCGAAGACGGCAAAGTCGAGGTCGACCCTGTCACCAAGGCACGCACCGAATACAAGGTTATCGATGGCGGTTATGAGGTACGCACCATCACCCCTCAGCCAAATGGCACCTTGAAGACCGCTGTGCGCACTTTCTGGGATCCTAAGCCCGTCAGCGAAGAGGATATGAAGCGCGAGGCACAAAATAAGCTAGAGATTCGTAGGCGCTTTGGCAAGGAGGTACGCATCGACAAAAATACAACCATGTTGACACGCGAAATCGAAGGTGGTTACGAAGAAGTCTACACCATCATCAACGAGGATGGCACACGCAGCACCCGCACTAAGACTTTCTTTGATTCGATACCCACTGAATTGCCCGAAGACTACAAGGTGCCTGCCGTCGATAAGAATAAGAAGAAGACTTTGGTGAAGAAATCTTCGGTAGACTCGACCGACTCAACTGAATCGCGTCGTATTGTACAACGTACCGACCAACAACAGGGTAACTTCAAGCAACAAACCACTGTGGAGGAGTCACGTCGTGTCATGCAGAGCACTGAGATCACCGAAAATAATCGCACTGTACGCAAGAACTCTGTACAAGagcaaaatatcaaacaaattaCCTCATCCACTGGTAGCGGTGTTGATACTAAGGACAAGAAGAAGACCAAGAAGACTAGGTCGAAcataccaccaccaccaccagatTTCATTGAGAACGACACCACCACTGTGAGCTCGAAGCGTGTGCCACATGGCGTTGAGTACACCTACTCTACAAAATTGGAATCGGGCAAAACTATCACCACTTCGAAGACGGTgtatgaagaagaagaagccgAATTGACTGAAGAAGAGATACGCGCTTACAAGAAAACCTTAAAAGATGCTGAGAAGCATAAAAATGTTACCTCCACAAAGAAACTCAGGTCTGAATCGGGCACCAAGAAAGTTGTACCATCTGAGAACCCCGGTGATGTGACTACCGTTGAAACCATTAAAATTGAAGGTGGCACTGAATATCATTACACCACTGTCACCGCTGAGGGTATCGTCAAGAAGGCCGTTAAGACTGTTTACGATCCGGTGGCAAGCAATGGTGGCGAAGAGAGCGAGGAAGAGATCGTAGAGGAGTACGAGGAGGAGATCATTGAGCCTGGTGAAAAGAATGTGCGCACTATTGAGACCGTGAAGCAATTGCCAAAGAAGTTCGAAG AAGAGGTCACCGTCACCCATGAGAAGACCGAGAAAAAGGTAAAGAAGTCCATGATGATCAGCCACTAA